One Chiloscyllium punctatum isolate Juve2018m chromosome 19, sChiPun1.3, whole genome shotgun sequence genomic window carries:
- the LOC140491248 gene encoding transmembrane and immunoglobulin domain-containing protein 1-like has protein sequence MASWIFENLIFTLVLIVTTNFVPGYTGVDVAINGITTDYIIIRNISDFISLTCAAVNNTHDEELVWFRGDREINLKSKNRINVSTVCIDPITENDDEAKFSCHLNKDHKINTTVRLDIKFMPILNRDGDGQIDVYAGNNVKLQCNVKSNPPAAMSWHKDNSALKMVTGKHSVYWDSGVFTLSIKKVENTDNGTYVCVADSALGSNNLTFHLNVKDKPYVVPFEPIVAGLTVVLLTAFFGIFSRRKIIIQACKKKTNSNRYIEYDTQ, from the exons ATGGCTTCATGGATCTTTGAGAATCTAATTTTTACACTAGTTCTTATTGTGACAACAAATTTTGTTCCTGGATATACAG GTGTAGATGTCGCTATTAATGGTATCACAACTGACTACATTATCATCAGGAATATCTCAGATTTCATTTCATTAACATGCGCAGCAGTCAACAACACCCATGATGAAGAGTTAGTCTGGTTTCGTGGAGACAGAGAAATTAACTTGAAGTCTAAGAATCGGATCAATGTTAGTACTGTCTGCATTGATCCAATTACAGAAAATGACGATGAAGCTAAGTTCAGCTGCCATTTAAATAAAGACCATAAAATTAATACAACTGTGCGCCTGGACATCAAAT TTATGCCGATTTTgaacagggatggtgatggtcaaATAGACGTGTATGCAGGAAACAATGTAAAGCTACAATGCAATGTGAAGTCTAATCCACCAGCTGCGATGTCCTGGCACAAAGATAACAGTGCCCTAAAGATGGTGACAGGCAAACACAGTGTGTACTGGGACAGTGGTGTTTTTACTCTATCCATTAAAAAGGTAGAGAACACAGACAATGGGACGTACGTCTGTGTGGCTGACTCTGCACTTGGAAGCAACAATTTGACCTTCCATCTAAATGTGAAAG ATAAACCATATGTAGTACCATTTGAACCAATTGTTGCTGGGCTGACAGTTGTTTTGCTGACTGCTTTTTTCGGAATCTTTTCACGGCGAAAAATAATTATTCAG GCCTGTAAAAAGAAAACCAACAGCAATAGATATATTGAGTATGATACTCAATAG